A stretch of the Porifericola rhodea genome encodes the following:
- a CDS encoding YihY/virulence factor BrkB family protein, which translates to MILNILKKIYLLIRETVKTFQQNDPVVYAAAIAFFTVFSLPSVLIIIVKVVGSFFSAEEIQSSLANQIEEFIGPASADEIIQIIENKSVNDTGVLVSIISVVFLVFSATVIFAFLQKALNSIWNVRPKPKTGALKFARDRLLSFSIIIILGFLMLVSLSLDAILSFARGYLQKLLSEYTVYFMEVANYFLSLIVISFIFALIFKFLPDAKVRWRDVGVGALVTGLLFTLGKFLIGLMLSNTNVASTYGAAGSLAGILVWVFYSSIIVLIGAMFTKVYAANIGKEITPKKHSVRVEVREVEK; encoded by the coding sequence ATGATCTTAAACATTCTGAAAAAGATATATTTGCTGATTCGTGAGACAGTTAAAACCTTTCAGCAAAATGATCCGGTAGTGTATGCTGCCGCTATAGCCTTTTTTACGGTTTTCTCCTTACCTTCTGTACTCATTATAATTGTTAAAGTAGTTGGTTCTTTCTTTTCTGCCGAAGAGATACAAAGTAGCCTGGCTAATCAGATAGAGGAGTTTATAGGACCTGCTAGTGCTGATGAAATTATCCAGATTATAGAAAATAAATCAGTTAATGATACCGGAGTCCTGGTCAGTATAATAAGTGTCGTTTTTTTAGTTTTTAGTGCTACAGTGATCTTTGCTTTTTTGCAAAAGGCATTAAATTCTATCTGGAATGTAAGACCTAAACCTAAGACAGGTGCACTTAAATTTGCTCGTGACAGACTACTCTCATTTTCTATCATTATTATTTTAGGCTTCTTAATGCTGGTATCTCTCTCATTAGATGCCATACTTTCATTTGCAAGAGGCTATCTACAAAAGCTATTGTCGGAGTATACTGTTTACTTTATGGAAGTGGCAAACTACTTTCTATCACTAATTGTAATCTCATTCATTTTCGCGTTAATCTTTAAATTTTTGCCCGATGCTAAAGTGCGCTGGAGGGACGTAGGGGTAGGAGCTTTAGTCACTGGTCTGTTATTTACTTTAGGTAAATTTTTAATAGGCCTTATGTTATCTAATACTAATGTAGCTTCCACCTATGGAGCTGCTGGTTCATTGGCTGGCATACTGGTTTGGGTTTTTTATTCTTCCATCATTGTATTAATAGGTGCCATGTTTACCAAAGTTTATGCGGCCAACATTGGCAAAGAAATTACGCCTAAAAAACACTCGGTTAGGGTAGAGGTAAGAGAAGTAGAAAAATAG
- a CDS encoding leucine-rich repeat domain-containing protein, with protein MNKLKLYYTTLFCCLILVLFHAPVQAQDRKLSSEQVEEYRQQAKQMVSFLQSMMNILGSEKATTKQKETVINESYSKVFRDAEVQIEDDLDEDRVVVTNKNVQAYLKDIDFFFKDARFEFNVDDVSYYVNDEGIIFFRVTTNRNLQGVTVSGDTINSNQLRYIEVNLNEAEKQLQVASIYTTKLSEREELANWWSEVPYEWQELLKKEIDVIIDSVNFRMLKEMVSLERIDISGNRYINSLEPISRLSNLSYLDISGTAISDITPLRNLTKLETLVCSRTEVSSLEPLKYSTDLKELIANSTKISNLALLENFTQLEKLYVNSTPVYQLVSLNGVKDLRFANTAITSLDKVASFSKLLHLDCSSTNVKDLSPLANTSNLQSLNIEYTPVTDLSPLAKLTNLEVLYCNNAPIQSLDPLAGLPALEKVYCDDTPISQQDATRFMMVNNGVLVIYESEQLLSWWDGLDNYWQGIFKQYVSFDTPNKEQLAAVANLTDINISDKPEITTLEPLSRLHNLRKLNCENTSITSLDPLADLMDLQELNSSGTLINSLEALSDSRNLRILNIDKTKVESLDPLSELENMEHLSCEHTPLVEGGILQFIREHPGCLVIYKSDELSLWWNEALSPAWKDVIRNQLAISGIPSKDQLHEIVFTESLEVSGNNDIWDLSPINEFVNLRELIISNTSVSDLTPLSQMSSLESLTCSRSPIKSLEPISELTNLKYLDCQDTPIDDLKPIRNLIDLEVLKCSGTEVSKLKHISSLINLKVLECFNTDVKKLKALRGLHQLEKLSCYNTRVSDNDIEDFKEDHPDCSVVYY; from the coding sequence ATGAATAAGCTTAAGCTTTACTATACCACACTATTTTGCTGCCTGATCCTTGTCTTGTTTCATGCTCCCGTACAAGCTCAGGATCGTAAACTATCTTCTGAGCAAGTAGAGGAGTACCGACAGCAGGCTAAACAAATGGTCTCCTTTCTTCAGTCTATGATGAATATTCTGGGCAGCGAAAAGGCGACAACCAAGCAGAAAGAAACCGTAATCAACGAGAGCTATAGTAAAGTATTTAGAGATGCAGAAGTTCAGATTGAAGACGATCTGGACGAAGATAGGGTAGTAGTAACCAATAAAAATGTACAGGCTTATCTTAAAGATATAGACTTTTTTTTCAAAGATGCCCGCTTTGAGTTTAATGTGGATGATGTTAGTTATTATGTAAATGACGAAGGCATCATCTTTTTTAGAGTGACTACAAACAGAAACCTTCAGGGAGTAACAGTAAGTGGGGATACCATCAACTCAAATCAGCTACGTTATATAGAAGTTAATCTGAACGAAGCTGAGAAACAATTACAGGTTGCCAGCATTTATACGACCAAACTAAGCGAACGCGAAGAGCTAGCTAACTGGTGGAGCGAAGTTCCGTACGAATGGCAGGAGTTGCTCAAAAAAGAAATTGATGTTATTATTGACAGTGTAAACTTCAGAATGCTTAAAGAAATGGTAAGCCTGGAGCGTATTGATATTTCTGGTAATCGTTATATCAACTCACTGGAGCCAATTAGCAGGCTTTCCAATTTATCTTATCTGGATATCTCTGGTACGGCGATAAGCGATATTACTCCACTAAGAAACCTGACAAAACTGGAAACTCTGGTATGTAGCCGTACAGAAGTGTCTAGCCTGGAACCCTTAAAGTATTCTACAGATCTTAAAGAACTTATCGCTAATAGTACCAAAATTTCTAATCTGGCGCTATTAGAAAATTTTACTCAGCTAGAGAAGCTTTATGTGAACAGTACCCCTGTTTACCAGCTGGTGTCTCTCAATGGTGTTAAAGATTTGCGCTTCGCTAATACCGCAATTACCAGTCTGGATAAGGTAGCGAGCTTCAGCAAGCTGCTGCATCTGGATTGCTCCAGTACTAATGTTAAAGACCTGAGTCCTCTTGCAAATACAAGCAATCTACAATCTTTAAATATAGAGTATACCCCGGTAACTGATCTAAGCCCCTTGGCAAAGCTTACGAATCTGGAGGTATTGTACTGTAACAATGCCCCAATACAATCGCTAGACCCACTGGCAGGTTTGCCTGCTCTGGAAAAAGTCTATTGTGATGATACACCGATCAGCCAGCAAGATGCCACCCGTTTTATGATGGTAAATAATGGTGTGCTGGTAATCTACGAATCTGAGCAGCTATTGAGCTGGTGGGATGGGCTGGATAACTACTGGCAGGGTATTTTTAAGCAATACGTGAGTTTTGATACGCCTAACAAAGAGCAATTGGCGGCAGTGGCTAACCTTACGGATATAAACATTAGTGATAAGCCTGAAATTACTACACTGGAACCTCTAAGTAGGCTGCATAATTTAAGAAAACTCAACTGTGAGAATACCAGTATTACCAGTCTGGATCCGTTAGCTGACCTGATGGACTTACAGGAACTTAATAGCTCTGGCACCCTAATTAATAGTCTGGAAGCTCTAAGTGATTCACGTAATTTACGGATTTTAAATATTGATAAAACAAAAGTAGAAAGCCTGGACCCGCTAAGTGAGCTTGAAAATATGGAGCACTTAAGTTGTGAGCATACGCCTTTGGTAGAAGGTGGTATACTTCAATTTATACGTGAGCATCCTGGTTGCTTAGTCATTTATAAGTCTGATGAATTAAGCTTATGGTGGAATGAAGCGCTTTCTCCTGCCTGGAAGGATGTGATTCGTAATCAGCTGGCTATCTCAGGTATTCCTAGTAAGGACCAGTTACATGAAATTGTGTTTACAGAGTCCTTAGAGGTTAGTGGAAACAATGATATATGGGACTTGTCGCCTATTAATGAGTTTGTCAACTTAAGAGAACTTATTATTTCCAATACTTCTGTCTCTGATCTTACTCCCTTAAGCCAGATGTCTTCTTTAGAAAGTCTCACCTGTTCCCGGAGCCCTATTAAATCCTTGGAGCCTATTAGTGAGCTTACCAATTTAAAGTATCTGGATTGTCAGGATACTCCTATAGATGATCTAAAACCCATCCGTAATTTAATTGATCTGGAAGTACTTAAATGTTCTGGAACCGAAGTAAGCAAATTGAAACATATTTCTTCTCTGATTAACCTTAAAGTGTTGGAGTGCTTTAATACTGATGTGAAAAAACTAAAGGCATTGAGAGGTTTGCACCAGTTAGAAAAGTTATCGTGCTATAACACTCGTGTTTCAGATAATGACATAGAAGATTTTAAAGAAGACCACCCTGATTGTTCAGTAGTGTATTATTAG
- a CDS encoding ABC transporter permease, with the protein MLKNYLLSAIRNIKRNKLSSGISIFGLAIGITSAFLMFRYVQFELSYDAHHQDGERIYRLSTLLTGKDRNEKIAPTAMVVAPELKRLLKEVEEVGRVVPVDAVLNLNGTQAIRQEKFFQVDASITNIFIFHWLAGRAKEAFSSSYSIVLAASTAKKLFGEQVWMQDLIGKQLLINQKIYTISGIIQDMPLNTDWKFDALLSLDENQYEWYDFNAFTYLKTKEAVSYVDLNEGLKSLDQYWYSPLLQKEWGTEDTYAYHQAVPIQDLHFTHQLMGDMPGKGNMNLIIVLSLIAVFLLLIASINFINLFIAQSIKRNKEVGIRKVVGARKVQLIGQYLSESVIFAFVSSAIAIIVIQLIEPFWVSYTGISLKINHVFDENIFLYLSITLILVGIFAGSYAAFFLASSNPIRALKSDFRFASPRTFHKFLQLLQFSIATGMVLSTLIVHQQLDYLLHTQLGYDQQQLMVLNVPEMQEKKQRLARFKQYIKDKGYAQDVALGGKPGDLYLRGTVIQEMEGMTEEVPVNALYADEDYLRVLGVTILEGNNFNENDCACEYQYLVNETLAKRLNWADVVGKNLDFEGEGKIVGVMKDFHYQSLHYAIEPLIIILKPEASAHLLVRADMKYVDGIEAAWQTFFPNAPINYSFLEREIAQQYSTEKHMIDLFTFFSILTILISCMGLFGMSALNLQLRTKAMGIHKIMGANRLYIFYLLSKESMLTVCYAIIIALPLSGFVMLRWLNHFEYHTPFDWLQLLLAGSIVLLLALLTSCYHGIQICRLNPVLSLRNE; encoded by the coding sequence ATGCTTAAGAATTATCTATTAAGTGCCATCCGTAACATCAAAAGGAATAAGTTATCATCTGGTATCAGCATTTTTGGCCTGGCTATCGGTATTACTTCTGCCTTTCTTATGTTCAGGTACGTGCAGTTTGAACTTAGTTATGATGCACATCATCAGGATGGAGAGCGTATTTATCGGCTTAGTACCTTATTAACCGGAAAGGACAGGAATGAAAAAATAGCGCCTACCGCTATGGTAGTTGCTCCGGAGCTTAAACGACTACTCAAAGAAGTAGAAGAAGTCGGCAGAGTAGTGCCCGTAGATGCGGTACTAAACCTTAATGGGACCCAGGCCATTCGGCAGGAAAAGTTTTTTCAGGTAGATGCATCCATAACCAACATATTTATTTTTCATTGGTTGGCCGGAAGAGCCAAGGAAGCCTTCTCATCCTCTTACTCTATCGTGTTGGCAGCATCTACTGCCAAAAAATTATTTGGAGAGCAGGTTTGGATGCAGGATTTAATAGGTAAACAGCTACTTATCAATCAGAAGATATATACTATCAGCGGCATTATACAGGATATGCCTCTCAATACCGATTGGAAATTTGATGCTTTACTCAGTCTGGACGAGAATCAATATGAGTGGTATGATTTCAATGCATTTACCTATTTAAAAACTAAGGAGGCGGTAAGTTATGTAGACTTAAATGAGGGACTAAAATCACTTGATCAATACTGGTATTCCCCGCTACTACAGAAGGAGTGGGGTACAGAAGATACGTATGCCTATCATCAGGCGGTTCCAATACAGGACTTGCATTTTACTCATCAGCTGATGGGAGATATGCCCGGCAAAGGAAATATGAACCTGATCATTGTACTGAGCCTGATTGCGGTATTTTTACTTCTCATTGCCAGTATTAATTTTATCAACCTCTTTATTGCTCAATCTATTAAAAGAAATAAGGAGGTAGGAATACGCAAAGTGGTTGGTGCCCGAAAAGTACAGTTGATCGGGCAGTATTTAAGCGAGTCTGTAATATTTGCCTTTGTATCCAGCGCTATAGCTATCATTGTCATTCAGCTTATAGAACCTTTTTGGGTGTCTTATACAGGCATAAGCCTTAAGATCAATCATGTGTTTGATGAGAATATTTTTCTCTATCTGTCTATCACTTTGATACTGGTAGGAATATTCGCTGGCAGCTATGCCGCTTTTTTTCTTGCTTCATCAAATCCCATACGAGCACTTAAAAGCGACTTCCGTTTTGCTTCTCCGCGTACCTTCCATAAGTTTTTGCAGTTACTACAATTTAGTATCGCTACAGGCATGGTTTTGAGTACTTTAATTGTGCACCAGCAGCTTGATTATCTTCTTCATACGCAGTTAGGCTACGACCAGCAGCAATTGATGGTATTAAATGTGCCTGAGATGCAGGAAAAAAAACAGAGATTAGCACGTTTTAAACAGTATATAAAAGACAAGGGATACGCTCAGGATGTAGCTCTTGGAGGCAAACCCGGCGATTTGTACCTGAGAGGAACTGTTATTCAGGAAATGGAGGGTATGACAGAAGAGGTGCCAGTCAATGCTCTTTATGCCGATGAAGACTATTTAAGGGTATTGGGCGTAACTATTCTTGAAGGAAACAACTTTAATGAGAACGACTGTGCGTGTGAATATCAGTACCTGGTTAACGAAACATTAGCAAAACGATTAAACTGGGCAGATGTAGTAGGTAAAAATCTAGATTTTGAGGGAGAAGGAAAAATAGTAGGGGTGATGAAAGATTTCCATTATCAGTCTTTACACTACGCAATAGAACCCCTTATCATCATTTTAAAGCCTGAAGCAAGTGCGCATCTACTCGTGCGAGCAGATATGAAGTATGTTGATGGTATAGAAGCCGCATGGCAGACCTTTTTTCCAAATGCACCTATCAATTATAGCTTTCTTGAACGAGAGATTGCCCAGCAATACAGTACAGAAAAGCATATGATTGATCTGTTTACCTTCTTTTCTATACTTACCATCCTTATCTCCTGCATGGGACTTTTTGGCATGAGTGCTCTTAACTTGCAGTTACGCACCAAAGCAATGGGGATTCACAAAATTATGGGTGCTAATAGGCTTTATATTTTTTACCTGCTAAGCAAAGAGTCTATGCTTACCGTCTGCTATGCCATCATCATTGCCCTGCCACTCTCGGGCTTCGTTATGCTACGCTGGCTCAACCATTTTGAGTACCATACCCCCTTTGACTGGCTACAGCTACTATTAGCAGGTAGTATTGTACTTCTTCTAGCTTTGCTTACATCTTGCTACCACGGGATACAAATATGTAGACTTAATCCTGTGCTTTCGTTACGCAACGAATAG
- a CDS encoding ABC transporter permease, with product MFKNLLKVAIRNILKERIYSLINVIGLTIGISCSLFLVLYILDELSYDTFHDKKDNIYRVVTHFEEPDNTFSWPIAQIPFAEEVQNKYTEVQHAVRFIGAGRELYVNAEKDKRFYEEDIVYADSSVFEVFNFEILQGNPNTALKAPNSIVLTETLALKYFDKESPIGKSLQQGENDYQVTAVIKDVPHNSHLEFDALISRNTLPAESGSWGSWGVATYLLLKDGVDYKKFESTFSDQIYDTHLKPIFEQFGVTMEYELQALETIHLYSNLEGESGGGDISYIYIFSAVAFFMILIASINYMNLATARAARRAKEVGIRKTAGSTKWQLIRQFLTESTVITVVASLISLLIIVLLLPSFNYVSGKEIELSYLLQPKVILALISIVLLVGIAGGSYPAFYLSAFEPAHVLKGQKASNSGSTALRKVLVVAQFSISITMVISTWVVYDQLQFIRSKDLGFDQEHVLSIMMPDEDMRNKYEVLRNRLMDSPYIIQTATSNTKPGQGLSKNLISVEKEGEGDEEKGVDMYSADYDFLEVMGFTLVEGRNFDRKYTTDTATAIVNEAMVKRMGWTEPLGKKFTFNNEQAYEVIGVIKDYHQRSFYDPIEPLAIFFRANNFQMHVKLKGENLSEALATIEDYWKEVNPDKPLEYSFLQEDFDEQYLADIKRGQIFTVFSSLTIVIACLGLLGLAAYTTRQRDKEIGIRKVIGASVGNIIFLIYKDFIILIGIALLIAYPLAYFSMSKWLSSFAYQTDIKLFTFIFSALLTLLITVVAVGYHSLRAATNNPVKSLRDN from the coding sequence ATGTTTAAAAACCTACTCAAGGTAGCCATCCGCAATATCCTGAAAGAAAGAATCTATAGTCTGATCAATGTTATAGGGCTTACTATCGGTATTAGTTGTAGTCTTTTTCTGGTACTATACATTTTAGATGAGCTTAGCTATGATACCTTTCACGACAAAAAAGACAACATTTACAGAGTAGTTACTCATTTTGAGGAGCCCGACAATACATTTAGCTGGCCCATTGCTCAAATACCTTTTGCTGAGGAAGTTCAAAATAAATACACCGAAGTACAGCATGCGGTACGTTTTATAGGGGCGGGAAGAGAACTCTACGTTAATGCCGAAAAGGATAAGCGTTTTTACGAAGAAGATATTGTTTATGCAGACTCTTCAGTTTTTGAGGTATTTAACTTTGAGATTCTGCAAGGGAACCCAAACACTGCGCTTAAAGCACCAAACTCCATAGTGCTAACTGAAACACTGGCACTTAAATATTTTGACAAAGAAAGTCCCATTGGAAAAAGCCTGCAACAAGGTGAAAATGATTATCAGGTAACAGCCGTTATCAAAGATGTGCCTCATAATTCGCATTTGGAGTTTGACGCATTAATTTCCAGAAATACGCTACCTGCTGAATCTGGGAGTTGGGGAAGCTGGGGCGTAGCTACTTACCTTCTTTTAAAAGATGGTGTAGACTATAAAAAGTTTGAATCTACTTTTAGCGATCAGATTTACGATACACATCTGAAGCCAATCTTTGAACAGTTTGGAGTCACGATGGAATATGAACTACAAGCACTGGAAACTATTCATCTATACTCTAATCTGGAAGGGGAGTCTGGGGGAGGAGATATTTCCTACATTTACATATTCTCGGCAGTAGCGTTTTTTATGATACTGATAGCTAGTATTAATTATATGAATCTGGCAACTGCCCGAGCTGCCCGTCGTGCCAAAGAGGTAGGCATCCGTAAAACAGCAGGTTCTACCAAATGGCAACTTATCAGACAGTTTTTAACAGAATCTACGGTAATTACGGTAGTAGCCAGCCTGATAAGCCTTCTTATAATTGTATTGCTTTTGCCCAGCTTCAATTATGTATCTGGTAAAGAGATTGAACTTAGCTATTTACTTCAGCCTAAAGTTATACTGGCCCTGATATCAATTGTCTTGTTAGTAGGTATAGCAGGAGGTAGTTACCCTGCTTTTTACCTCTCAGCTTTTGAGCCTGCGCATGTGCTAAAAGGGCAAAAGGCAAGTAATAGTGGTAGCACAGCTTTACGGAAAGTACTGGTAGTAGCACAGTTTTCTATCTCTATTACTATGGTAATTAGTACCTGGGTGGTTTATGATCAGTTGCAGTTTATCAGAAGTAAAGACCTGGGCTTTGACCAGGAGCATGTTCTTTCTATTATGATGCCAGATGAAGACATGAGAAATAAGTATGAGGTTCTCAGAAACCGGCTGATGGATAGCCCATACATCATTCAGACAGCTACTTCAAACACCAAGCCGGGGCAGGGCTTATCTAAAAATTTGATTAGCGTAGAAAAAGAAGGCGAAGGTGATGAAGAAAAAGGGGTAGATATGTACTCTGCCGACTATGATTTTCTGGAAGTTATGGGCTTTACCCTGGTAGAAGGTAGAAACTTTGATAGAAAGTATACTACAGATACGGCCACTGCCATAGTGAATGAAGCAATGGTAAAACGAATGGGCTGGACTGAGCCTTTGGGAAAAAAATTTACCTTTAATAATGAACAGGCTTACGAAGTTATAGGTGTCATTAAAGATTATCACCAGCGTTCGTTCTACGACCCTATAGAACCTTTGGCCATATTTTTTAGAGCTAACAACTTTCAGATGCATGTGAAGCTTAAGGGAGAAAACCTAAGCGAAGCACTGGCTACAATAGAGGATTACTGGAAAGAAGTGAACCCTGACAAGCCACTGGAGTATAGTTTCTTACAGGAAGATTTTGACGAGCAGTATTTAGCCGACATTAAAAGAGGGCAGATTTTTACCGTTTTTTCGTCACTAACTATTGTTATTGCCTGTTTGGGACTACTAGGTCTAGCAGCATATACAACCCGCCAGCGAGATAAAGAAATTGGCATACGAAAGGTAATAGGTGCCAGTGTTGGAAATATTATTTTCCTGATTTATAAAGATTTTATAATTCTGATTGGTATAGCTCTGCTCATAGCTTATCCTTTAGCTTATTTCTCTATGAGCAAGTGGCTCAGTAGCTTCGCCTACCAGACAGACATTAAGCTATTTACATTCATTTTCTCTGCACTACTCACCTTGTTAATTACAGTAGTAGCAGTGGGTTATCATAGCCTAAGAGCAGCGACAAATAATCCGGTAAAATCTCTGAGAGACAATTAA
- a CDS encoding DUF5996 family protein gives MSSQLPQLNYKGHEKAKLTLHLFLQIIGKIRLMKTPRKNHWWYVTEYLDTNGFTTGPIPFNNGMDTFKITMNTQAHQLELESSEGKKDAFTLSNGLSVASFYQQLTDKLNAMGIEVNIKDKPYDLEVKDPFGTIEDYHHYDPEYTYTLWKIMLWVDGVFKEFSGRFYGKTCPVHLYWHSMDLAVTRFSGRKAPPMDPGARISDKDAYTHECISFGFWAGDNNMQEPAFYSYTYPSPDGLGSKELKPESAQWVVSNGSPMAILTYDSLRKAAKPREELLAFMESAYQAGAKQAGWDVGELSVPTLKEL, from the coding sequence ATGAGTTCTCAACTTCCACAGCTAAACTACAAGGGGCACGAAAAAGCCAAATTAACCCTTCACCTATTCCTCCAAATTATTGGAAAAATACGTCTGATGAAGACGCCAAGAAAAAATCACTGGTGGTATGTGACAGAGTATCTGGATACAAATGGCTTTACGACCGGACCTATTCCATTTAACAATGGTATGGACACTTTTAAGATTACGATGAATACCCAGGCTCATCAGTTAGAACTAGAGAGTAGTGAGGGTAAAAAAGATGCTTTTACTTTGAGCAATGGGCTTAGCGTAGCTAGTTTTTACCAGCAACTCACTGACAAGCTAAACGCAATGGGCATAGAAGTCAATATTAAAGACAAGCCTTACGATCTTGAGGTAAAAGATCCATTCGGTACCATTGAAGATTATCATCATTACGATCCTGAGTACACTTACACCTTATGGAAAATTATGCTTTGGGTTGATGGTGTTTTTAAAGAATTTAGCGGAAGATTTTACGGAAAAACCTGTCCGGTACATCTTTACTGGCATTCTATGGATTTGGCCGTCACCCGTTTTTCAGGGAGGAAAGCTCCACCTATGGACCCAGGTGCTCGCATATCTGACAAAGATGCCTATACCCACGAATGTATCAGTTTTGGTTTTTGGGCAGGTGATAATAATATGCAGGAGCCTGCTTTTTATTCCTACACCTACCCTTCACCGGATGGCTTAGGCTCAAAAGAACTTAAACCTGAAAGTGCTCAGTGGGTGGTTAGTAATGGCAGCCCTATGGCCATACTTACTTATGATTCGCTAAGGAAGGCTGCGAAGCCTAGGGAAGAGCTATTAGCATTTATGGAGTCAGCTTACCAGGCCGGAGCTAAACAGGCAGGCTGGGATGTTGGAGAACTTAGTGTACCTACGCTTAAAGAGTTATAA
- a CDS encoding ABC transporter ATP-binding protein, whose translation MIRTHNLKKVFTSDEVETTALNEINIEIKTGEFVAIMGPSGCGKSTLLNIMGLLDNPTSGEYHFMDHEVSRYSERQRAQLRKGNIGFVFQSFNLIDELTVHENVELPLLYLKVPSAEREKKVKAALEHMNIMHRRNHFPQQLSGGQQQRVAIARAVVANPKFILADEPTGNLDSTNGEEVMSLLSELNKAGTTIAMVTHSPHDATYANRVINLFDGMVVTENIKEKFHV comes from the coding sequence ATGATTCGTACGCATAACCTCAAGAAAGTCTTTACCTCAGACGAAGTTGAAACTACCGCCCTCAACGAAATTAATATTGAAATTAAGACAGGAGAGTTTGTAGCCATAATGGGCCCTTCTGGTTGCGGAAAATCTACTTTACTCAATATTATGGGCCTACTGGATAACCCTACTAGTGGTGAGTACCACTTTATGGACCATGAAGTTTCTCGTTACTCAGAGCGCCAGCGTGCTCAATTGAGAAAAGGAAATATTGGTTTTGTGTTTCAGAGCTTTAACCTGATTGATGAGCTTACAGTACATGAAAATGTGGAACTTCCACTGCTTTACCTCAAAGTGCCCTCAGCAGAACGTGAGAAAAAGGTGAAAGCAGCTCTTGAGCATATGAATATTATGCACAGAAGAAACCATTTTCCACAACAGCTATCTGGTGGTCAGCAGCAGCGTGTAGCTATAGCTCGTGCTGTAGTTGCCAACCCAAAATTTATACTGGCGGATGAGCCTACTGGTAATCTGGATTCTACTAATGGGGAGGAAGTGATGAGCCTGCTCTCTGAACTGAACAAAGCAGGTACCACCATTGCAATGGTTACGCACTCACCCCACGACGCTACTTATGCCAATCGTGTAATCAACTTGTTTGATGGTATGGTGGTTACAGAAAATATCAAAGAGAAATTTCATGTGTAA
- a CDS encoding efflux RND transporter periplasmic adaptor subunit, producing the protein MGMDRKIEKKKWTKGRIIGLVLGVGLLSFILYSFLFADHRSKLNVEKEKITISTVSRQVFQEYIPETGIVMPSQTIYMDAVEGGVVQDIKLESGALVEKGDTIMRLSNSNLQLDVMNREAQLYEQLNILRTTRLQLDQNDLNQKAELAQIEYQLQLLKPQFDRYKELAEKKLISQRELEEVQEEYQYNLRRRDLTYAAYKSDSISRAMQLYQIRMSEDRMLKSLDAVGNLLNNLTITAPREGLLTTPDWEPGQSIDRGERLGQVAILDSFKIRVAIDELYLPRIEVGQQGTFDFDGKTYRLEIYKKYPTVSEGNFEVDMRFVSEVPSGIRRGQSLRLRLELGSSEEAVLIPTGGFFRDTGGNKIFVLNNDESRAYIREISLGRKNSEHYEVLEGLEPGEKVITSSYENFGENEVLVF; encoded by the coding sequence ATGGGAATGGATCGTAAAATAGAAAAAAAGAAGTGGACAAAAGGCAGAATTATAGGCCTCGTACTGGGCGTGGGTTTGCTGTCGTTTATCCTATATAGCTTCCTTTTTGCTGACCATAGGTCTAAACTTAATGTCGAAAAAGAAAAAATTACCATTTCTACCGTTAGCCGTCAGGTGTTTCAGGAGTACATACCAGAAACTGGAATAGTCATGCCCAGTCAAACTATTTATATGGATGCAGTAGAAGGTGGAGTAGTGCAGGATATTAAACTAGAATCTGGAGCTTTGGTAGAAAAAGGAGACACAATTATGCGGTTATCAAACTCCAACCTGCAACTGGATGTGATGAACCGTGAAGCTCAACTTTATGAGCAACTCAATATATTGCGTACTACCAGGTTGCAACTGGACCAGAACGATCTGAACCAAAAAGCTGAACTCGCACAAATTGAATATCAGCTTCAACTTTTAAAGCCCCAGTTTGACCGTTACAAAGAGTTGGCAGAAAAAAAGCTTATCTCACAACGCGAATTAGAAGAGGTGCAGGAGGAATATCAATATAATCTTCGCCGACGCGACCTTACTTATGCAGCATACAAATCAGATTCTATTTCCAGAGCGATGCAGCTGTACCAAATCAGAATGTCTGAAGACAGGATGTTGAAGAGCCTGGATGCAGTAGGAAATTTATTAAACAATTTGACTATTACCGCTCCTCGCGAAGGGCTTTTAACTACTCCTGACTGGGAACCAGGGCAGTCTATTGACCGTGGCGAAAGACTGGGGCAGGTAGCGATATTAGATAGCTTTAAAATACGGGTAGCCATAGATGAACTTTATCTGCCTCGTATTGAAGTAGGCCAGCAAGGTACTTTTGACTTTGACGGTAAAACCTACAGATTAGAAATTTATAAGAAATACCCGACTGTTTCTGAAGGTAATTTTGAAGTAGATATGCGTTTCGTGAGTGAAGTGCCAAGTGGAATTCGTAGAGGTCAGTCATTACGATTGCGTTTGGAGCTAGGTAGTTCAGAAGAAGCTGTACTTATCCCTACAGGAGGTTTCTTTAGAGATACCGGAGGTAACAAGATATTTGTGCTTAACAATGACGAAAGCAGAGCTTATATTAGAGAAATTAGTCTGGGTAGAAAAAACTCTGAGCATTACGAAGTATTAGAAGGGCTGGAACCAGGCGAGAAAGTTATTACTTCATCATATGAAAATTTTGGTGAAAACGAGGTATTAGTATTTTAA